In Triplophysa rosa linkage group LG7, Trosa_1v2, whole genome shotgun sequence, the following proteins share a genomic window:
- the itgb7 gene encoding integrin beta-7, which yields MLLVMRAVVIVTVFLHCVGQKYILGQEPLCQPQPSCSECIRRPGCAWCTKANFLKPGEANERRCDSPDSLKDRKCNTEHVINPKNYFILKKDTDLSNDPENVVQLKPQNINIKLRVGVPHVFPIEFKRAQGYPIDLYYLMDLSYSMKDDLEQIKTLGQKILKILKDKTETVRIGFGSFVDKEMLPYVSMVKSKIANPCPNRIHKCQKAFSFQNFLPLTSNAKEFEREVSHQKISGNLDSPEAGLDAIMQAVVCKDKIKWGNVTQILVYTSDDTFHMAGDGRLAGVFQPHDGKCHLNENGSYDGRSYDYPSVGHLSRVLQDNNIQLIFAVTEDIYPAYKALSSMIPQSVVGVLKNDSSNVVGLISEAYGNLSSTLVLEEEGAPKELSVRYRSNCIGSQEVTEWMERGVCQGIKHENVMFQVRLEVSECLKEPKTFRIKLQGISEEVKVTVETVCHCDCGLPEKFSEHCNGTGNLTCGVCRCAEGFLGQHCECEQQKNMHSTLSMLASCRPDNSSLICSGHGSCECGKCVCRSGYNGEFCSCEDGNCERFQGKGCNDKGQCMCGVCECKENYTGPACGCSPDQDNCKHENGLCNGQGTCVCNGCKCNSGFTGDHCSVFINRCTLFKDCVTCHVGGGNTSRCAETCLNGEISHLDGTHELECTYGDTISYEVKLGPGGKIILHYADLPSHIDKTTIIIGSSVTSIIIIGIVIIIIYRALLELYDIREYQNFVKSQKQTEWKEDMNPLFKGATTTVFNPLHLEDE from the exons gTTATGAGGGCTGTTGTGATAGTAACAGTTTTTCTTCACTGTGTGGGACAGAAGTATATACTAG GCCAGGAACCCCTGTGTCAGCCCCAGCCTTCATGCTCTGAATGCATAAGAAGACCTGGATGTGCGTGGTGCACAAAGGCG AACTTCTTGAAACCAGGAGAGGCCAATGAACGTCGCTGTGATTCCCCTGACTCTCTAAAGGACCGGAAGTGTAACACTGAGCATGTGATCAATcccaaaaattattttatcctTAAAAAGGACACTGACCTCAGCAATGACCCTGAAAATGTGGTTCAGCTCAAACCTCAGAATATCAACATTAAACTCAGAGTTG gTGTCCCACATGTGTTCCCGATTGAGTTTAAAAGAGCTCAGGGTTATCCTATAGACCTGTATTACCTGATGGATCTGAGCTATTCAATgaaagatgatctagaacaaaTTAAAACCTTGGGTCAGAAGATCCTCAAGATACTgaaagacaaaacagaaaccGTACGGATCG GGTTTGGCTCATTTGTGGATAAGGAAATGTTGCCGTATGTCAGTATGGTAAAGAGTAAGATTGCTAACCCCTGCCCCAATCGCATACATAAGTGCCAAAAAGCTTTTAGTTTTCAGAACTTCCTGCCATTGACCAGCAATGCCAAAGAGTTTGAACGGGAGGTTAGCCATCAGAAAATCTCTGGCAACCTGGACTCCCCTGAAGCGGGCTTGGATGCTATAATGCAAGCTGTGGTCTGTAAG GATAAGATCAAGTGGGGGAATGTGACACAAATTCTGGTTTACACTTCCGATGACACTTTTCACATGGCAGGGGATGGACGACTGGCTGGTGTATTTCAGCCACATGACGGAAAGTGTCACCTTAATGAAAATGGTTCCTATGATGGAAGGTCTTAT GATTACCCATCAGTGGGTCATCTGTCAAGAGTTCTGCAGGATAACAATATTCAGCTAATATTTGCTGTAACGGAGGACATCTATCCAGCATATAAG GCGCTGAGTTCAATGATTCCTCAGTCCGTGGTTGGTGTATTAAAAAATGACTCCAGCAATGTTGTTGGTCTCATCTCTGAAGCCTATGGA AACTTGTCATCCACTCTGGTGTTGGAGGAAGAAGGAGCGCCAAAAGAGCTGAGTGTGCGCTACAGGTCTAACTGTATTGGGAGTCAGGAAGTTACTGAATGGATGGAGAGAGGAGTATGTCAAGGCATCAAGCATGAAAAT GTTATGTTCCAAGTGCGACTGGAAGTGTCCGAGTGCCTAAAGGAGCCAAAGACATTTCGAATCAAACTCCAAGGGATCAGCGAGGAGGTGAAGGTCACGGTGGAAACTGTCTGTCACTGTGATTGTGGTCTTCCGGAAAAGTTTTCTGAACACTGCAATGGTACAGGAAATCTCACGTGTGGCGTGTGCAG atGTGCCGAAGGTTTTTTGGGTCAGCACTGTGAGTGTGAGCAGCAGAAGAATATGCACTCCACGCTCAGCATGCTGGCATCCTGTCGCCCTGACAACAGCTCACTTATATGCAGTGGGCACGGCAGCTGCGAGTGTGGCAAGTGTGTATGCCGCAGTGGCTATAATGGAGAGTTTTGCAGCTGTGAAGACGGAAATTGTGAACGTTTTCAAGGCAAGGGATGTAATG ATAAAGGACAATGTATGTGcggtgtgtgtgaatgtaaagaaaactATACAGGCCCTGCATGTGGGTGCTCTCCTGACCAAGACAATTGTAAGCATGAGAATGGGTTATGCAATGGCCAAGGCACTTGCGTTTGCAATGGTTGTAAATGTAACAGTGGTTTCACGGGAGATCATTGCTCTGTATTCATCAATCGCTGCACACTATTCAA GGACTGTGTAACATGTCACGTGGGTGGTGGTAACACCAGTAGGTGTGCTGAGACATGTTTGAATGGTGAAATATCTCACCTGGATGGTACTCATGAGCTGGAGTGCACCTATGGGGACACAATTTCCTACGAAGTGAAACTTGGCCCCGGTGGCAAAATTATTCTTCATTATGCGGACCTCCCTA GTCACATTGATAAGACCACAATAATAATTGGGAGCAGTGTGACGAGCATCATTATTATTGGCATTGTAATAATCATTATATACCGTGCCCTGCTGGAGCTGTACGACATTAGAGAATATCAAAACTTTGTCAAATCACAGAAACAGACTGAATGGAAAGAG GACATGAATCCTCTTTTCAAAGGTGCCACAACAACAGTCTTCAACCCTTTGCATTTGGAGGATGAGTGA